The Chiloscyllium plagiosum isolate BGI_BamShark_2017 unplaced genomic scaffold, ASM401019v2 scaf_11737, whole genome shotgun sequence genome segment NNNNNNNNNNNNNNNNNNNNNNNNNNNNNNNNNNNNNNNNNNNNNNNNNNNNNNNNNNNNNNNNNNNNNNNNNNNNNNNNNNNNNNNNNNNNNNNNNNNNNNNNNNNNNNNNNNNNNNNNNNNNNNNNNNNNNNNNNNNNNNNNNNNNNNNNNNNNNNNNNNNNNNNNNNNNNNNNNNNNNNNNNNNNNNNNNNNNNNNNNNNNNNNNNNNNNNNNNNNNNNNNNNNNNNNNNNNNNNNNNNNNNNNNNNNNNNNNNNNNNNNNNNNNNNNNNNNNNNNNNNNNNNNNNNNNNNNNNNNNNNNNNNNNNNNNNNNNNNNNNNNNNNNccctcagcctctgacgctccagggaaaactgccccggcctattcaggctctccctgtagctcaaaccctccaattctggcaacatctttgtaaatcttttctgaaccctttcaagtttaacaacctctttcctatagaagggagagcGGAATTGaattcagtattccaaaaatggcctcaccaatgtcctgtccagccgcaacatgacctcccaacttctgtactcaatactctgaccaataaaggaaagcataccaaatgccttcttcactatcctatctacctgagactctccTTTCAataatatgaacctgcactccaaggtctctttgttcggcaacacttcccagtgccttaccatgaagtgtataagtcctgccctgatttgcctttccaaaatgcagcatctcacacttatctaactcaaactccatctgccactccttggcccattggcccatctgatcaagatcctgttgtaatctgaggtaaccctcttcgctgtacgctacacctccgattttggtgtcatctgcaaactatacctcctgtgttcatatccaaatcattaatataaacgatgaaaagtcgaggacccagcactgacccttgtggcactccactggtcacaggcctccagtctgaaaaaccaccctctgtcttctatctttgagccagttctgtatccaaatggctagttctccctgtattccatgagatctaaccttgctaaccagtctcccatggggaaccttgtcgaacgccttactgaagtccatatagatcacatctactgctctgccctcatccatcttctttgttacttcttcaaaaaactcaatcaagttcgtgagacatgatttcccatgcacaaatttCCCGTGATTTcctgtgctgactatcccaaattagtccttgcctttccaaatgcatgtaaatcctgtcctaggtaaagaaagaaaatcaatttattctttaagtctaaaagtgagcattaaacaacaaccatttacaactctaagccccctttctcttaactacttATTATCTGCCTTCAACTCtccaacaatatactgttccaataaaacacttattaaaattacattaatttaatttcaaaaccacacagtggctgttGTTGTCGGTGTCTGTCTTCCTGTGACTGAAGATTTCCCTGGGTCATCTCCTGTCTTTTACTGCGAAGATGTTTCATACgaaaaagatacctttgatagagagtgcttTGAATGGCACTTACTCTCTatctaactttcaaaatgcctgcttctttGTACCCCaaacatcggattgtctcattgggttgaggttggcaaaaacaataaattcaactcgACTGGGTTTTAGTATCATGGGGCATAATTTAGACTGATTGACTAAATTTGACTGggtgtcaaaacagcaaccaaaactcaggtatccatttctcaGCCAAACGCTACATATTTTCAATTGTCCAGTACACTCTGTGACTGCTAGCTAATCATGTTCACAGGCACTTGTCAGTTCTCAGTGCAAGACATTCACTCTCTCAAAGGTTACAGTAACACACCTTCAACTTTACAACATTAACGCAAAGCTTCGCCTGTCTGTAAATTGCCAACCGGCGCTGGTCAGGGTTAGGGAGCCTCCAGGGGCTCACTGGCTCACCTTGCTTGGTGATCTGGAACCGTTTCTTGCTGCACAGCACCACCGCCTGTAACATCTCGTGGGGAGAGACGTGAGCCTTGAAGTTCCGGGGATTCCGCAGCTTCCTCATCAACTCGCCGAATCTCTGCACCAGCAGAAACATGATGTCCCCTGGCGGACGCTTGATATCCCTGTAGTTCTCCTCCTCCAGGAAATAGTTCCGCAGTGGGGGGACATTCGACAGAGCCTGAAACAGAAGCAAAAATCAGTGACGGAGGTGCAAACTAATCAGCACCAACTGGTCATCAAATTTGgaggccccccccccccgcggCCAATGGTTCAGATCATGCTTTAGGCCTTCCCCTCATCCTGAAGGATGCCTTTTTACATTTCCGTACCTGCAGCACCACGTTAGCGTAGTCGTTGGCCTTGATGTTGTTCAGTCCCACAATTCCTGGCAGGTAGGTCGTCCCGTCGTAAGCCCGCGACAGCTTTGACTGCTTGTCCAGGTTCGCAATGTGCTGCTTGGTGAACGTTGGCTTCAGCACGTACTGAAACACAAAAGGGCAGACGGCAAACTCCTCGCTACTCCTCACGCTCCTTGTCAGCCAAGGCACTCCAGAAAACTCGATAGACACTCCCACGGGGAAAACACAAACTGGGCAATTTTTTTAAAGGGAAAACGACCTGCCAGTCAATCCCTCCCAAATCTCCATAGTGGATCCTCGGGGATGTAATCTAAACATTGAGAGATAACATGTTTGGTTTCTACTGCTTCACCAAATCTGACATACCATGTGGGACCAGCCGTTATTCAGTTGTACCATGGGTCTGGGACGTTCAAGAATACAGCACAGGGAACAGTTAGGGCCGCAGTAACAGGATCTCAGCAAACGTCAAAGCCTTGGAACACTAGTGCCACGTGCTTGCTTACCGTGATGTCTTCAAGGGAGGAGTCAATGATTTCGTAGTTGTCTGGGAGGCAGTAGAACTTCAGCGTGTGCAGATTCAGAAAGACGTGGTGCCCGACCTGAACACTGTGAATGTTGGCGTATGACTTCAGGCCTCGCCCTGTGGACAGAAAGCGCGCACACTCAAACCCACAGCTACCCCAACATCTGCTCCACCTCAGGGCTGACAACCGCTTGCCGGTCAGCGGTTCCACCATTACCACCCAGGAGAACATCACCACGGAGCTCAGAAGCTACCCGTCAGGCAATAACTGAACAAATAAACAGCAACGCAGATAAACCGGTTAACGTTCAaagaccagaggaagtggtggaggctggtacaattgcaacatttaagaggcatctggatgggtatatgaataggaagggttgagagggacatgggccgggtgctggcaggtg includes the following:
- the LOC122546717 gene encoding U4/U6.U5 tri-snRNP-associated protein 2-like, encoding MLVKSSEILFRERHSEPDGLFSLSLSLSLSLCVNRSVLDFDFEKLCSVSLSHINVYACLVCGKYFQGRGLKSYANIHSVQVGHHVFLNLHTLKFYCLPDNYEIIDSSLEDITYVLKPTFTKQHIANLDKQSKLSRAYDGTTYLPGIVGLNNIKANDYANVVLQALSNVPPLRNYFLEEENYRDIKRPPGDIMFLLVQRFGELMRKLRNPRNFKAHVSPHEMLQAVVLCSKKRFQITKQGEPLIFLPTMHGQAELVFPEDIRAMEKLQRTVLL